The sequence ATTGACCGCGAAAGAACGCAAGGAACGCAAAGATTTCAACTGCTCGGTTTTTGCGTTCTATGCGTTCTTTTGCGGTTAAATAATTCGTTCGCCTTGCCGTTTTCGTGGTTCCTCCTCTAATTATTCCTGCTCGTCGCGGACGCTGAATTCGAGTTTCCAGCGGTGGTCGGTGATGGTGCTGACGCACCAAAGCTCGAAGATGCCGAGTTCGGTGACACGCGATTCGAAGCGCACGGGAATGTAGCCGCCGCCGTCCTCGACGCCTTCTGCGGCGGGGAGCTCTGCCTCGAGCGAGTCGGTTTCCTGCAGCTCCTCTTCGCTCCACGAGGCGAGCATATCGCCGGGTTGGTCCTGCTTGCGGACGGCGGAGCTGAGTACGCGGAAGTGGGCGGGCTCGCCGGTCACGAGCCCGAACGAATCGCCGGGGACTTGCAGCTCGGAGCCTTCCTCCATGCCGGCGGGCACCACGCAGAACGCATGGAGCGGGCGCGGCGCGCCGGGGATGGCGAGGCCGGCGGTTTCGATGCCGAGATAGTAGGCGCGCGCCGTGCCGCCGCGGATGCGGACGCCGCCGCTGTGTTTGGCCGCCGCATAGAACGCGCCGCCGGTGGCCACGGCATGGTCGAGGTCTTCGTTGCCGTCGAGCAGCTGCGGCGCTTGGCCGAACCACGAGCCCATCAGTTCCATCAGGCGGTTCTTGAAGATTTCGGATTTGAAAACGCCGCCGTTGAACAGCACGTGCGTCGGGCGAACCGATGCACCGCCTTCGGCGTGCATGCCGAGGAAGGCCGCGAGGTGGCGGGTGATGGCGGTGTCGTGCTCGTAGGGGAGGCCGAGTTCGCGGAAGCCCGAAAGCTGCGCGCGCCGCGGGCGGTCGTCCAGCCCGCAGGTCGGGAAAAAGCCTTCGAGCAGCGCGTCGGAAATCTGCCGGCGGTTGAGATCGACCGAAATGTTTCCGCCGATCACCTTGCGGCCGCGACCAAGCACGGTGACCGGGTGCGTTTCCGCGCCGGCGGGATCGAGCAGGTTTTCCTTGGCCTGGCGGCAGGCGTGCCATAGGGCGGTCGATTGCCAGGCATCGACCTGCACGCCCTGTTCGGCGAAGGCCTGCTGGGCCATGTGCGCGGTGAACAAGTCCATGTTGTCGCCGCCCACCAGGATATGGTTGCCGACCGCGACGCGGCGCAGGACCAGATCGCCGTCTTCGTCTTCCACCCGCACGAGGGTAAAGTCGGTGGTGCCGCCGCCGACGTCGCAGACGAGCAGGGTATCGTCCTTGCCGAGTTGCTTGCGCCAGTCGTTGCCGACCTGGGCGAGCCAGGCATAGACGGCCGACTGCGGCTCTTCGAGCAGGATGAAGTGTTCGGGCAGGGCGGCCTCCTTGGCGGCGAGGCTGGTTAGCTCGCGGGCGGAGGCGTCGAACGAGGCGGGTACGGTGAGCACGATTTGCTGTTCGGCAAACGGCGCGTCCGGGAATTGTTTGTTCCATGCGCCGGCGAGATGCTGGAGGTAGCGCTTCGAGGCTTCGACCGGCGAGCATTTTTCAACGTCGGCCGGGGCGCCCCATGGCAGGATGGCTTCGTGGCGGTCGACGCGGCTGTGGCAAAGCCACGATTTGGCGGCGGCGACGGTGCGGCCGGGCGCTTCGGCGGCGCGGCGCCGCGCCCATTCGCCGACGTTCCAAGTTCCTTTTTCGGTGCCGATATGCAGGAAGGACGGCAGGGTGGTGCGTCCTTCTTCGGTGGTTTCGTCCACCAGCTGGGGAATGGCGAGGCATTCGACCGGCGCGTCGTCGTTTTCGAGGCTGCGGTAGGCCAGCGCCGAGTTGGTGGTTCCAAGGTCGATTCCAATGGCATATTTCGAGTTCATGTAGGTAGTCCTCCTCCGCAAATGCGGAATGGCTATTAAGAATGATTATTTATTAACCGCGAAGGAACGCAGAGAACGCAAAGAAAAGGTTCTGTGTGTTTTGCGTTCCTTGCGTTCTTTTGCGGTTAAAAAGTTACAGTTCGACTTCGGCGGGGGCGACGATTTTGGCGGAGTCGTCGGAGCCCTGCCAGACGGGCAGGTCGAGTTTGGTGGCTGTCCAGCCCGGATGCATCAGCTCGCCGGAGTAGGGGGCTTCGCCGGCCACGTTGCCGGTCAGTTTGAAGGCGGCGGCATCGAACCCGGCGGGCACGGTGATTTTCGAGCCTTCGTCTTCAGTGCGTAGCGGCTTGAGCGCGAAGAGGCGTTCGAGCACCTTGCGGCTGTCGGCCTGGATGTCGCGCACGGCGGCGGCGACCTGCTGGTCGGTGTAGCCGTCGAGCGGCTCCATCAGGAAATCGACGAGGCGCGCCTCGCGCTGCAGGGCGGCGAGCAGGGTCAGCGCCTCGCTGCGCGCCGGTTGGGTCGCAGGCGCGACCACTTTGGGTGTTTCCACCGCCGGGGCG is a genomic window of Pontiella desulfatans containing:
- a CDS encoding DUF2760 domain-containing protein, translated to MNKLGLAFKAFFATLKSGAPAVETPKVVAPATQPARSEALTLLAALQREARLVDFLMEPLDGYTDQQVAAAVRDIQADSRKVLERLFALKPLRTEDEGSKITVPAGFDAAAFKLTGNVAGEAPYSGELMHPGWTATKLDLPVWQGSDDSAKIVAPAEVEL
- a CDS encoding Hsp70 family protein is translated as MNSKYAIGIDLGTTNSALAYRSLENDDAPVECLAIPQLVDETTEEGRTTLPSFLHIGTEKGTWNVGEWARRRAAEAPGRTVAAAKSWLCHSRVDRHEAILPWGAPADVEKCSPVEASKRYLQHLAGAWNKQFPDAPFAEQQIVLTVPASFDASARELTSLAAKEAALPEHFILLEEPQSAVYAWLAQVGNDWRKQLGKDDTLLVCDVGGGTTDFTLVRVEDEDGDLVLRRVAVGNHILVGGDNMDLFTAHMAQQAFAEQGVQVDAWQSTALWHACRQAKENLLDPAGAETHPVTVLGRGRKVIGGNISVDLNRRQISDALLEGFFPTCGLDDRPRRAQLSGFRELGLPYEHDTAITRHLAAFLGMHAEGGASVRPTHVLFNGGVFKSEIFKNRLMELMGSWFGQAPQLLDGNEDLDHAVATGGAFYAAAKHSGGVRIRGGTARAYYLGIETAGLAIPGAPRPLHAFCVVPAGMEEGSELQVPGDSFGLVTGEPAHFRVLSSAVRKQDQPGDMLASWSEEELQETDSLEAELPAAEGVEDGGGYIPVRFESRVTELGIFELWCVSTITDHRWKLEFSVRDEQE